One Thermus sp. CCB_US3_UF1 DNA window includes the following coding sequences:
- a CDS encoding PIN/TRAM domain-containing protein, whose amino-acid sequence MSLRLLFYLLFALLGYQLAVGLEGLGLLPRSAGLLSLNRFYLVVAGFLGGILLAPRVEAFLESRLRRLRELPPEVPVALTLGATLGLLLTVLLTSLLSQIPGFSPYHSLLLALFLVALFSYLALGYKEYLRPPQERRRPQGGKVLDTSVLVDGRLAEVAATGFLEGPLFVPHFVLKELQHFADSQDPLKRAKGRRGLEALERLKEHLELEVLEETPKGESVDEKLLFLARDLGAALVSNDLALLQMTRIYGVKALSVQALAQALRPQLQVGDTLRLLILKEGKEPHQGVGYLEDGSMVVVDGGNRYRGQEVEVVITQAIQTQVGRLFFARPAVEA is encoded by the coding sequence ATGAGCCTGCGCCTGCTCTTCTACCTCCTCTTCGCCCTCCTGGGCTACCAGCTAGCCGTGGGGCTGGAGGGGCTTGGCCTCCTCCCCCGCTCGGCGGGCCTCCTCTCCCTGAACCGCTTCTACCTGGTGGTGGCCGGCTTCCTGGGCGGAATCCTCCTGGCCCCCAGGGTGGAGGCCTTCTTGGAAAGCCGGCTGCGCCGCCTGCGGGAACTGCCCCCGGAGGTGCCCGTGGCCCTCACCCTGGGGGCCACCCTGGGCCTCCTCCTCACGGTCCTCCTCACCAGCCTCCTCTCCCAGATCCCGGGCTTTTCCCCCTACCACAGCCTCCTTCTGGCCCTCTTCCTCGTGGCCCTCTTCTCCTACCTGGCCCTGGGCTACAAGGAGTACCTGCGCCCTCCCCAAGAAAGGCGCCGCCCCCAAGGGGGCAAGGTGCTGGACACGAGCGTTCTGGTGGACGGCCGCCTGGCGGAGGTGGCGGCCACGGGCTTCCTGGAGGGGCCCCTCTTTGTGCCCCACTTCGTCCTCAAGGAGCTGCAGCACTTCGCCGATAGCCAAGACCCCCTGAAGCGGGCCAAGGGGCGGCGGGGCCTCGAGGCCCTGGAGCGGCTCAAGGAGCACCTCGAGCTGGAGGTCCTGGAGGAAACCCCCAAGGGGGAGAGCGTGGACGAGAAGCTCCTCTTCCTGGCCCGGGACCTTGGGGCGGCCCTGGTGAGCAACGATCTGGCCCTCCTGCAGATGACCCGCATCTACGGGGTGAAGGCCCTCTCGGTCCAGGCCCTGGCCCAGGCCCTCCGGCCCCAGCTCCAGGTGGGGGACACCCTGAGGCTCCTCATCCTCAAGGAGGGCAAGGAGCCCCACCAGGGGGTGGGCTACCTGGAGGATGGCTCCATGGTGGTGGTGGACGGGGGAAACCGCTACCGGGGGCAGGAGGTGGAGGTGGTCATCACCCAGGCCATCCAGACCCAGGTGGGCCGCCTTTTCTTCGCCCGCCCGGCGGTGGAGGCCTAG
- a CDS encoding glycine--tRNA ligase, whose product MPASTLDELVALCKRRGFIFQGSEIYGGLQGTYDYGPLGVELKNNLKQAWWRRNVYERDDMEGLDASILTHRLVLHYSGHEATFADPMVDNRITKKRYRLDHLLKEQPEEVLSRLYRAMEVEEGLHALVQAMMAAPERAGGAMTAAGVLDPATGEAGDWTPPRYFNMMFKTYVGPVEEEAALAYLRPETAQGIFINFKNVLDSTSRKLPFGIAQIGKAFRNEITPRNFVFRVREFEQMEIEYFVRPGEDEYWHRYWVEERLRWWQEMGLSRENLVPYPQPPEELAHYAKATVDILYRFPHGLEELEGIANRTDFDLGSHTKDQEELAIAARVLRNEHSTARLAYRDPDTGKWFVPYVIEPSAGVDRGVLALLAEAFTREELPNGEERIVLRLKPQLAPIKAAVIPLAKNRPEITEYAKRLKGRLQALGLGRILYEDTGNIGKAYRRHDEVGTPFAITVDYDTIGQSKDGTTRLKDTVTVRDRDTMEQIRLHVDELEGFLREKLRW is encoded by the coding sequence ATGCCAGCGAGCACCCTTGACGAACTGGTGGCGCTTTGCAAGCGGCGAGGGTTTATCTTCCAAGGCTCGGAGATCTACGGGGGCCTGCAGGGCACCTACGATTACGGGCCCCTGGGGGTGGAGCTCAAGAACAACCTGAAGCAGGCCTGGTGGCGCCGCAACGTTTACGAGCGGGACGACATGGAGGGCCTGGACGCCAGCATCCTCACCCACCGCCTGGTCCTCCACTACTCGGGCCACGAGGCCACCTTTGCCGACCCCATGGTGGACAACCGCATCACCAAGAAGCGCTACCGCCTGGACCACCTCCTAAAGGAGCAGCCCGAGGAGGTCCTTTCCCGCCTCTACCGGGCCATGGAGGTGGAGGAGGGCCTGCACGCCCTGGTCCAGGCCATGATGGCCGCCCCGGAGCGGGCCGGGGGGGCCATGACCGCCGCCGGGGTGCTGGACCCCGCCACGGGGGAGGCCGGGGACTGGACCCCGCCCCGCTACTTCAACATGATGTTCAAGACCTACGTGGGGCCGGTGGAGGAGGAGGCGGCCTTGGCCTACCTCCGCCCCGAGACCGCCCAGGGCATCTTCATCAACTTCAAAAACGTTCTGGACAGCACCAGCCGCAAGTTGCCCTTCGGCATCGCCCAGATCGGCAAGGCCTTCCGCAACGAGATCACCCCTAGGAACTTCGTCTTCCGGGTGCGGGAGTTTGAGCAGATGGAGATCGAGTACTTCGTCCGCCCGGGGGAGGACGAGTACTGGCACCGCTACTGGGTGGAGGAGCGGCTTAGGTGGTGGCAGGAGATGGGCCTGAGCCGGGAGAACCTGGTCCCTTACCCCCAGCCCCCGGAGGAACTGGCCCACTACGCCAAGGCCACGGTGGACATCCTCTACCGCTTCCCCCACGGCCTGGAAGAGCTGGAGGGGATCGCCAACCGTACGGACTTTGACCTAGGGAGCCACACCAAGGACCAGGAGGAGCTGGCCATCGCCGCCCGGGTCCTCAGGAACGAGCACTCCACGGCCCGGCTGGCCTACCGCGACCCCGATACGGGGAAGTGGTTTGTCCCCTACGTGATCGAGCCCTCGGCGGGGGTGGACCGGGGGGTTTTGGCCCTCCTGGCCGAGGCCTTCACCCGGGAGGAGTTGCCGAATGGGGAGGAGCGCATCGTCCTCCGGCTCAAGCCCCAGCTCGCCCCCATCAAGGCCGCGGTCATCCCCCTGGCCAAGAACCGGCCCGAGATCACCGAGTACGCCAAGCGCCTCAAGGGCCGGCTCCAGGCCCTGGGCCTGGGCCGGATCCTCTACGAGGATACGGGGAACATCGGCAAGGCCTACCGCCGCCACGATGAGGTGGGCACCCCCTTCGCCATCACCGTGGACTACGACACCATCGGCCAGAGCAAGGATGGCACCACCCGCCTCAAGGACACGGTGACCGTGCGGGACCGGGATACCATGGAGCAGATCCGGCTCCACGTGGACGAGCTGGAAGGGTTTTTGCGGGAGAAGTTGAGGTGGTAG
- a CDS encoding glutamine--tRNA ligase/YqeY domain fusion protein — MGLVPECFITEIVEKDLREGKYPRLLTRFPPEPNGYLHIGHARSIVLNFGLALDFGGECNLRYDDTNPETEKEEYARAIEEDVRWLGFTPSRVLYASDYFDQMYACALVLIQEGKAYVDDLPEEEMSALRAQGKPSPYRERSVEENLDLFTRMARGEFPTGSRVLRAKIDPAHPNFKLRDPVLYRIVHAPHYHAGDRWVVYPMYDYAHPLEDFIEGVSHSLCTLEFENNRAIYDWVIENLKGKCGLPLSPRPYQYEFARLDLSYTVLSKRKLIRLVEGGYVSGWDDPRLPTLRALRRRGVRPEAIREFVRRTGISRNEARIEMDLFEEVVRDDLNPIAPRVLGVVNPLKVVLTNHEGEEWLQAPYWPRDIAKEGSRPLPFSREIYMERSDFRLHPPKGWKRFAPGQRVRLRHAYVVELEDVVEEGGEVKLLKARVVPGTLGANPEEGPKPKGVIHWVSARHALPVEYRLYGRLFLTKDPEEGGDFLKNLNPEALVVKRGFIEPSVAQDPKDTRYQLERLGYFWQDPVDSRPGALVMNRIVPLKEGYQA, encoded by the coding sequence ATGGGCCTCGTCCCCGAGTGCTTCATCACCGAGATCGTGGAAAAAGACCTAAGGGAGGGGAAGTACCCCAGGCTCCTCACCCGCTTCCCCCCAGAGCCCAACGGCTACCTCCACATCGGCCACGCCCGGAGCATCGTCTTGAACTTCGGCCTGGCCCTGGACTTCGGCGGGGAGTGCAACCTGCGCTACGACGACACCAACCCGGAAACGGAAAAGGAGGAGTACGCCCGGGCCATAGAGGAGGATGTGCGCTGGCTGGGCTTCACCCCCAGCCGGGTCCTCTACGCCTCGGACTACTTTGACCAGATGTACGCCTGCGCCCTGGTCCTCATCCAGGAGGGGAAGGCCTACGTGGATGACCTTCCTGAGGAGGAGATGAGCGCCCTCCGGGCCCAAGGGAAGCCCAGCCCCTACCGGGAGCGCAGCGTGGAGGAAAACCTGGACCTCTTCACCCGGATGGCCCGGGGGGAGTTCCCCACGGGAAGCCGGGTGCTGAGGGCCAAGATCGACCCCGCCCACCCCAACTTCAAGCTGCGGGACCCGGTGCTCTACCGCATCGTCCACGCCCCCCACTACCACGCCGGGGACCGGTGGGTGGTCTACCCCATGTACGACTACGCCCATCCCCTGGAGGACTTCATTGAGGGGGTGAGCCACTCCCTCTGCACCCTGGAGTTTGAGAACAACCGGGCCATCTACGACTGGGTGATCGAAAACCTCAAGGGCAAGTGCGGCCTACCCCTCTCCCCCAGGCCCTACCAGTACGAGTTCGCCCGGCTGGACCTGAGCTACACCGTCCTCTCCAAGCGGAAGCTGATCCGGTTGGTGGAAGGGGGGTACGTCTCGGGCTGGGACGACCCCCGCCTCCCCACCCTAAGGGCCTTAAGGCGGCGGGGGGTGCGGCCCGAGGCCATCCGCGAGTTCGTGCGCCGCACGGGGATCTCCCGCAACGAGGCCCGGATCGAGATGGACCTCTTTGAGGAGGTGGTGCGGGACGACCTGAACCCCATCGCCCCCCGGGTCTTGGGGGTGGTGAACCCCTTGAAGGTGGTCCTCACCAACCATGAGGGGGAGGAATGGCTACAGGCCCCCTACTGGCCCCGGGACATCGCCAAGGAGGGCTCGAGGCCCCTCCCCTTCTCCAGGGAGATCTACATGGAGCGCTCGGATTTCCGCCTCCATCCCCCCAAGGGCTGGAAGCGGTTCGCCCCGGGGCAGCGGGTGCGCCTGCGCCACGCCTACGTGGTGGAGCTGGAGGACGTGGTGGAGGAAGGGGGGGAGGTGAAGCTCCTCAAGGCCCGCGTGGTCCCCGGCACCCTGGGGGCCAATCCGGAGGAGGGCCCTAAGCCCAAGGGGGTGATCCACTGGGTTTCCGCCCGGCACGCCCTGCCCGTGGAGTACAGGCTCTATGGGCGGCTTTTCCTCACCAAGGACCCGGAGGAGGGGGGGGATTTCCTGAAGAACCTCAACCCCGAGGCCCTGGTGGTGAAGCGGGGGTTCATTGAGCCCAGCGTGGCCCAGGACCCCAAGGACACCCGCTACCAGCTGGAGCGGCTCGGCTACTTCTGGCAGGACCCCGTGGACTCGAGGCCCGGGGCCCTGGTGATGAACCGTATCGTCCCCCTGAAAGAGGGGTACCAGGCCTAG
- a CDS encoding TlyA family RNA methyltransferase produces the protein MRLDRYLVERGLVESREKAQRLIREGRVQVAGKVVQKPAFSVPEGAEVRLLEGEPYVGRGAYKLLGALAGFPVAVAGKACADLGASTGGFTQVLLERGARRVYAVDVGQGQLHPSLRADPRVVCLEGQDARTLRLPEALDLVVMDVSFISSTHLLPKVRELLRPGGEALVLVKPQFELWPGAHKGVVREEALRREALRRVRERAQELGFQVLGEAASPLPGKEGNQEYWLWLKAP, from the coding sequence GTGCGGCTGGACCGCTACTTGGTGGAACGGGGCCTGGTGGAAAGCCGGGAGAAGGCCCAGCGCCTCATCCGGGAGGGCCGGGTGCAGGTGGCGGGGAAAGTGGTGCAAAAACCCGCCTTTTCCGTGCCGGAAGGGGCCGAGGTCCGGCTTCTGGAAGGGGAGCCCTATGTGGGCCGGGGTGCCTACAAGCTCCTCGGGGCCCTGGCAGGCTTCCCCGTGGCCGTGGCGGGCAAGGCCTGCGCCGACCTAGGAGCCAGCACCGGGGGCTTCACCCAGGTGCTCCTGGAAAGGGGCGCCCGGCGGGTCTACGCGGTGGATGTGGGCCAGGGGCAGCTCCACCCCTCCTTACGGGCCGACCCGCGGGTGGTCTGCCTGGAGGGGCAGGATGCCCGCACCCTTCGCCTCCCCGAGGCCCTGGACCTGGTGGTCATGGACGTGTCCTTCATCTCCTCCACCCACCTGCTTCCCAAGGTGAGGGAACTCCTCCGGCCTGGCGGGGAGGCCTTGGTCCTGGTCAAGCCCCAGTTTGAGCTCTGGCCCGGAGCCCACAAGGGGGTGGTGCGGGAGGAGGCCCTACGGCGGGAGGCCCTTAGACGGGTGCGGGAAAGGGCCCAGGAACTGGGCTTCCAGGTGCTGGGGGAGGCGGCAAGCCCCCTTCCGGGCAAGGAGGGGAACCAGGAGTACTGGCTCTGGCTCAAGGCCCCTTGA
- a CDS encoding DUF3234 domain-containing protein codes for MEPDLSGTWYVLEGEPGEHLVLEALGQRLSGLWTSEELAQSFLARHPELGMRVSPLEGWTLKEAFLRALALLKVEAVLVDYRPGVHRARLVRLEDLLWEVRRA; via the coding sequence GTGGAGCCGGATCTTTCCGGGACCTGGTACGTGCTGGAAGGGGAGCCGGGGGAGCACCTGGTCCTCGAGGCCCTAGGCCAGCGCCTCTCAGGGCTTTGGACCTCGGAGGAGCTGGCCCAATCCTTTCTGGCCCGGCACCCGGAGCTGGGCATGCGGGTGAGCCCCCTGGAGGGCTGGACCCTTAAGGAGGCCTTCCTTAGGGCGCTGGCCCTCCTCAAGGTGGAGGCGGTATTGGTCGACTACCGGCCCGGGGTGCACCGGGCGCGGCTGGTAAGGCTTGAGGACCTGCTTTGGGAGGTGCGGCGTGCGTAG
- the radA gene encoding DNA repair protein RadA, producing the protein MAKTAYACVECGYRTPKPLGRCPGCGAWGSFQEASLPTPRPPRGKGGLEAPTPIPLARVDEAEERRFSSGMAEVDRVLGGGFVPGEVVLLGGEPGVGKSTLLLEMAKRLPQEVYYVAGEESPAQIKLRARRLGVEDLLLLRETRLEPLLAFLEAAPPQLLFVDSVQTIEAGGSPGSLVAVREATAAFVRLAKATGTAVVLVGHVTKEGVVAGPKSVEHAVDATLYLESAGVYRVLRSAKNRFGPVGELGVFRMEEAGLLEVQNPSEAFLLERPLGVPGSAIALALAGERALALEVQALAAKTPFPAPRRLVQGLDPRRVDMVLAVLERRLGLPLANLDVYVNLAGGLRVQDPGLDLAVALAVYSAVVGRPLPHDLAVVGEVGLLGEVRSVVGLERRLREGERAGFARFLHPGNTRGLGEAVERYLG; encoded by the coding sequence ATGGCCAAAACCGCTTACGCCTGCGTGGAGTGCGGCTACCGCACCCCCAAGCCCCTGGGCCGGTGCCCGGGGTGCGGGGCCTGGGGGAGTTTCCAGGAGGCCAGCCTCCCAACCCCCAGGCCCCCCAGGGGCAAGGGGGGCCTCGAGGCCCCCACCCCCATCCCCCTGGCCCGGGTGGACGAGGCCGAGGAGCGGCGCTTCTCCTCGGGGATGGCCGAGGTGGACCGGGTCCTGGGCGGGGGGTTCGTGCCCGGGGAGGTGGTCCTCCTGGGGGGGGAGCCCGGGGTGGGCAAGAGCACCCTCCTCCTGGAGATGGCCAAACGCCTGCCCCAGGAGGTCTACTATGTGGCTGGGGAGGAGTCCCCGGCCCAGATCAAGCTGCGGGCCCGGCGGCTGGGGGTGGAAGACCTCCTCCTGCTGCGGGAAACCCGTCTGGAACCCCTCTTAGCCTTCTTGGAGGCCGCCCCGCCCCAGCTCCTCTTTGTGGACTCGGTCCAGACCATTGAGGCCGGGGGAAGCCCGGGAAGCCTGGTGGCCGTGCGGGAGGCCACCGCCGCCTTTGTGCGCCTGGCCAAGGCCACGGGCACCGCGGTGGTCCTGGTGGGGCACGTGACCAAGGAAGGGGTGGTGGCGGGGCCCAAGAGCGTGGAACACGCGGTGGACGCCACCCTTTACCTGGAAAGCGCCGGGGTGTACAGGGTGCTGCGGAGCGCCAAGAACCGCTTCGGCCCCGTGGGGGAGCTGGGGGTGTTCCGCATGGAGGAGGCCGGGCTTCTGGAGGTACAAAACCCCTCCGAGGCCTTCCTCCTGGAAAGGCCCCTAGGGGTGCCAGGCAGCGCCATCGCCCTGGCCCTGGCCGGGGAAAGGGCTTTGGCCCTCGAGGTCCAGGCCCTGGCCGCCAAAACCCCCTTCCCCGCCCCCCGCCGCCTGGTCCAGGGCCTGGATCCCAGGCGGGTGGACATGGTGCTGGCGGTCCTGGAAAGGCGGCTCGGCCTGCCCCTGGCCAACCTGGACGTCTACGTGAACCTGGCGGGAGGGCTTAGGGTGCAGGACCCGGGCCTGGACCTGGCCGTGGCCCTGGCGGTGTATTCTGCGGTGGTGGGCCGGCCCCTCCCCCACGACCTGGCCGTGGTGGGGGAGGTGGGCCTCCTGGGGGAGGTGCGGAGCGTGGTGGGGCTGGAGAGGCGGCTTCGGGAAGGGGAGCGGGCGGGGTTTGCCCGCTTCCTCCACCCCGGGAACACCCGGGGCCTGGGGGAGGCGGTGGAGCGGTACCTGGGATGA
- a CDS encoding enoyl-CoA hydratase/isomerase family protein, protein MVQVERGRIYRVFLNDPERRNPLSPGMVEGLLQALEEAEGDPEARALVLTGRGAAFSAGADLAFLERVTEMGAEENYRHSLSLMRLFHRLYTFPKPTVAAVNGPAVAGGAGLATACDLVVMDQEAKLGYTEVRIGFVAALVSVILVRAVGEKVAKDLLLTGRLVGAEEAKALGLVNRVAAPGRALEEALALAEEVAKNAPTSLRLSKELLLALPGMGLEDGFRLAALANAWVRETGDLREGIRAFFEKRPPRFG, encoded by the coding sequence ATGGTCCAGGTGGAACGAGGGCGCATCTACCGGGTCTTCCTCAACGATCCCGAGCGCCGCAACCCCCTTTCCCCGGGGATGGTGGAGGGCCTCCTCCAGGCCTTGGAGGAGGCCGAAGGGGACCCCGAGGCCAGGGCCTTGGTCCTCACCGGGCGGGGAGCGGCCTTCAGCGCCGGGGCCGACCTGGCCTTTCTGGAAAGGGTTACGGAGATGGGGGCGGAGGAGAACTACCGCCACTCCCTTTCCCTCATGCGCCTTTTCCACCGCCTCTACACCTTCCCCAAGCCCACGGTGGCCGCGGTGAACGGGCCAGCGGTGGCGGGGGGGGCGGGGCTGGCCACGGCCTGCGACCTGGTGGTGATGGACCAGGAGGCCAAGCTGGGCTACACCGAGGTCCGGATCGGCTTCGTGGCCGCCCTGGTTTCCGTGATCCTGGTGCGGGCCGTGGGGGAGAAGGTGGCCAAGGACCTCCTCCTCACCGGGAGGCTGGTGGGGGCCGAGGAGGCCAAGGCCCTGGGCCTTGTGAACCGGGTGGCGGCCCCGGGCCGGGCCCTGGAGGAGGCCCTGGCCCTGGCCGAGGAGGTGGCCAAGAACGCCCCCACCTCCTTGCGCCTCAGCAAGGAGCTCCTCCTGGCCCTACCGGGGATGGGCCTCGAGGACGGCTTCCGCCTGGCGGCCCTGGCCAACGCCTGGGTGCGGGAAACGGGGGACTTGCGGGAAGGGATCCGGGCCTTCTTTGAAAAGCGCCCGCCTCGCTTCGGCTAA
- a CDS encoding aspartate-semialdehyde dehydrogenase has protein sequence MRVAVVGATGAVGREILRVLEARNFPLSELRLYASPRSAGVRLPFRGEEIPVEPLPEGPLPVDLVLASAGGSLSKALALRWVEGGAVVVDNSSAWRYEPWVPLVVPEVNREAIFRHRGILANPNCTTAILAMALWPLHRAFGARRVVVATYQAASGAGAKGMEELLRETHRFLHGETPQAEVFAHPLPFNVLPHIDTFQENGYTREEMKVVWETHKIFGDESIRISATAVRVPTLRAHAEAVSVEFAKPVTPEAAREVLRAAPGVEVVDAPGEKRYPMPLTASGKWDVEVGRIRQSLAFENGLDFFVVGDQLLKGAALNAVQIAEAWLKGP, from the coding sequence GTGCGGGTAGCCGTAGTGGGGGCCACGGGGGCCGTGGGGCGGGAGATCCTTAGGGTCCTCGAGGCCCGGAACTTCCCCCTAAGCGAGCTTCGGCTCTATGCCTCCCCCCGTTCCGCCGGGGTGCGGCTTCCTTTCCGGGGGGAGGAGATCCCCGTGGAACCCCTTCCCGAGGGTCCCTTGCCCGTGGACCTGGTCCTGGCCAGCGCCGGGGGTAGCCTCTCCAAGGCCCTCGCCCTCCGGTGGGTGGAAGGCGGGGCGGTGGTGGTGGACAACTCCAGCGCCTGGCGCTACGAGCCCTGGGTGCCCCTGGTGGTGCCCGAGGTGAACCGGGAGGCCATCTTCCGCCACCGGGGCATCCTCGCCAACCCCAACTGCACCACGGCCATCCTGGCCATGGCCCTTTGGCCCCTGCACCGGGCTTTCGGGGCCAGGCGGGTGGTGGTGGCCACCTACCAGGCGGCCTCGGGGGCGGGGGCCAAGGGCATGGAGGAACTCTTGCGGGAGACCCACCGCTTCCTCCACGGGGAAACCCCCCAGGCGGAGGTCTTCGCCCATCCCCTTCCCTTCAACGTCCTGCCCCACATAGACACCTTCCAGGAAAATGGGTATACCCGGGAGGAGATGAAGGTGGTCTGGGAGACCCACAAGATCTTCGGGGACGAGAGCATCCGCATCAGCGCCACCGCGGTGCGGGTGCCCACCCTGAGGGCCCACGCGGAGGCGGTGAGCGTGGAGTTCGCCAAGCCCGTCACCCCGGAGGCGGCCCGGGAGGTCCTCCGGGCGGCCCCGGGGGTGGAGGTGGTGGATGCCCCCGGGGAGAAGCGCTACCCCATGCCCCTCACCGCCAGCGGCAAGTGGGATGTGGAGGTGGGCCGCATCCGCCAGAGCCTGGCCTTTGAGAACGGCCTGGACTTCTTCGTGGTGGGGGACCAGCTCCTCAAGGGGGCGGCCCTCAACGCGGTGCAGATCGCCGAGGCCTGGCTCAAGGGGCCTTGA
- a CDS encoding ATP-dependent Clp protease ATP-binding subunit, producing MNRYDDRARLVFHYAREEGSRLGHSMIGPEHLLLGLMREGGTAARILQEYGASLEAMRRMVEELVGRGEGSRTGEPPAITPRARRVMELASAEARNMGAAVIGTEHILLGIIREGDGIAYRILSHFAKDVDAIRWRILSMAEGREREKPVNTPFLDEYGRDLTKEAREGKLDPVIGRQEEINRVIQILARRTKNNPVLIGDPGVGKTAIVEGLAQAIVEGRVPPILRGARVVAIDLAGVVAGTKYRGEFEERLRQIIEELKNAKVIAFIDELHTLIGAGGAEGTLDAANILKPALARGEIQVIGATTTGEYHRYIEKDAALERRFQPVIVLEPSPEETLEILKGLRPRYEAHHGVIIPDEILELSVKIGIRSLPGRNFPDKAIDLIDEAASRVRLNASLGLPVAEEEDGTPVVTREDIEAVVDSWGGVYVDDKDDEKLMRLEEELKKRVVGQEEAIRALASALRRARVGLGGRTRVAASFLFVGQSGVGKTQLAKALAEVLFGSERALIRFDMSEFQEPHSISKLIGAPPGYVGYEQGGRLTEAVRRQPFSVVLLDEIEKAHPDVYNTFLQVLDEGRLTDGMGRTVDFRRVILIMTSNTGYNVGPAIGFTSREVDTESPLKALFTPEFLDRLDEVIRFRPLTEEELVQVAGLMLDEIQKELKSREIEVAFAPEVARFVVDQAPKTGSARAIRGVIRERIEDPLSLALLKKPSGRLLVSVEDGHLTFHEVEGEELLV from the coding sequence ATGAACAGGTACGACGATCGCGCCAGGCTGGTCTTTCACTACGCAAGGGAGGAGGGGAGCCGCTTAGGCCACTCCATGATCGGCCCAGAGCACCTCCTCCTGGGCCTGATGCGCGAAGGGGGGACCGCGGCCCGCATCCTCCAGGAGTACGGGGCGAGCCTCGAGGCCATGCGCCGCATGGTGGAGGAGCTGGTGGGCCGGGGGGAGGGGAGCCGCACGGGTGAGCCCCCGGCCATCACCCCCAGGGCCCGGCGGGTCATGGAGCTGGCCAGCGCCGAGGCCCGCAACATGGGGGCCGCCGTGATCGGCACCGAGCACATCCTCCTGGGCATCATCCGCGAGGGGGACGGGATCGCTTACCGCATCCTCTCCCACTTCGCCAAGGACGTGGACGCCATCCGCTGGCGCATCCTCTCCATGGCCGAGGGCCGGGAACGGGAAAAGCCGGTGAACACCCCCTTCCTGGACGAGTACGGCCGCGACCTCACCAAGGAGGCCCGGGAGGGGAAGCTGGACCCGGTGATCGGCCGCCAGGAGGAGATCAACCGGGTGATCCAGATCCTGGCCCGGCGCACCAAGAACAACCCGGTGCTCATCGGCGACCCTGGGGTGGGCAAAACGGCCATTGTGGAGGGCCTGGCCCAGGCCATCGTGGAGGGGCGGGTGCCCCCCATCCTGCGGGGGGCCCGGGTGGTGGCCATCGACCTGGCCGGGGTGGTGGCGGGCACCAAGTACCGGGGGGAGTTTGAGGAGCGGCTGCGCCAGATCATTGAAGAGCTGAAAAACGCCAAGGTTATCGCCTTCATCGATGAGCTCCACACCCTGATCGGGGCGGGCGGGGCCGAGGGCACTCTGGACGCGGCCAACATCCTCAAGCCCGCGCTGGCCCGGGGGGAGATCCAGGTGATCGGGGCCACCACCACCGGGGAGTACCACCGCTACATCGAGAAGGACGCCGCCCTGGAGCGGCGCTTCCAGCCCGTGATCGTCCTGGAGCCCTCCCCGGAGGAAACCCTGGAGATCCTCAAGGGCCTCCGCCCCCGCTACGAGGCCCACCACGGGGTCATCATCCCCGACGAAATCCTGGAGCTTTCCGTCAAGATCGGCATCCGCTCCCTCCCCGGGCGGAACTTTCCCGACAAGGCCATAGACCTCATCGACGAGGCCGCAAGCCGGGTGCGCCTCAACGCCTCCTTGGGTCTGCCCGTGGCCGAGGAGGAGGACGGCACCCCCGTGGTCACCCGGGAGGACATCGAGGCGGTGGTGGACTCCTGGGGTGGGGTGTACGTGGACGACAAGGACGACGAGAAGCTCATGCGCCTGGAGGAGGAGCTGAAAAAGCGGGTGGTGGGCCAGGAGGAGGCCATCCGCGCCCTGGCCAGCGCCCTGCGCCGGGCCCGGGTGGGCCTGGGGGGGAGGACCCGGGTGGCGGCGAGCTTCCTCTTCGTGGGCCAAAGCGGGGTGGGCAAAACCCAGCTGGCCAAGGCCCTGGCCGAGGTCCTCTTTGGCTCGGAAAGGGCCCTCATCCGCTTTGACATGTCCGAGTTCCAGGAACCCCACTCCATCTCCAAGCTCATCGGGGCCCCGCCAGGGTACGTGGGCTACGAGCAGGGGGGGCGGCTCACCGAGGCCGTGCGCCGCCAGCCCTTCAGCGTGGTCCTCCTGGACGAGATTGAGAAGGCGCACCCCGACGTGTACAACACCTTCCTCCAGGTCCTGGACGAGGGCCGCCTCACGGACGGCATGGGGCGCACCGTGGACTTCCGCCGGGTGATCCTCATCATGACCTCCAACACCGGCTACAACGTGGGCCCCGCCATCGGCTTCACCAGCCGGGAGGTGGACACCGAGTCCCCCCTCAAGGCCCTCTTCACCCCCGAGTTCCTGGACCGCCTGGACGAGGTGATCCGCTTCCGGCCCCTCACCGAGGAGGAGCTGGTCCAGGTGGCTGGGCTCATGCTGGACGAAATCCAGAAGGAGCTGAAGAGCCGGGAGATCGAGGTCGCCTTCGCCCCCGAGGTGGCCCGGTTCGTGGTGGACCAGGCCCCCAAGACGGGGAGCGCCCGGGCCATCCGCGGGGTCATCCGGGAGCGCATCGAGGACCCCCTGTCCCTGGCCCTCCTGAAAAAACCCTCTGGCCGCCTCCTGGTGAGCGTGGAGGACGGGCACCTCACCTTCCACGAGGTGGAGGGGGAGGAACTCCTGGTCTAA